A single region of the Desulfuromonas sp. genome encodes:
- a CDS encoding EAL domain-containing protein produces MLGILLVASMAGNIIPLSLFPEGTVYLGGVAVLLVVKQYGVRWGVAAALLSGMHTLALLHHPFFAILFVGEALVVGMILRRGAANLLLADLGYWLFFGLPLFWFFFSVILKVDPEATSRLMAIQGANGAANALIATGLLRLIDARRNVFPGLSLWEHYFNMILVCFLTPTVLVMALNLTAMTDALKPDLAQKLTIECNVVQAKLASLMSKATLAQTELAGVASKEGLRQTRLLQDKTDTFARNCPELADLCVLDPEGNPLARARSSSKTAGEAIRPNFLESLRSSPHPLLSGIQKLGPSSSPIVQLGTPIQRKSGFAGFVLGTIDMSPVTALLQDMSLPAGLSLTLLDDRNQVVSSSNANRRPVEPFFNQKRQTLNLLHYLWNPVEQKLVPLLPWQDLLTRRISVDRSVPWQLAVEVPQAIHQAHLERLYVHSMAIMAVPAGLAILLACVASRRMVQPLRELARVSESLPERLRENQEITWPSGTISEVGTLVENFKSLAVDLKKSYDETHRTRENAEETIDGVKAQRNWEVFRTGRKLQNEMDRRQRIENLMAELETAESKYRFLIENTLVGVFIIHGDSFSYVNPRFAEIFGYSQEELLNGITPVDLVAREDKVFVSGNLRRLSLAEVRNLQYQFQGVRKEGRTINVEVLNGWGMYDGRGAILGTLMDISERKEAEETIKHLAYHDPLTDLPNRPLFRDHVEKALAFANRNGNVVGLMFVDLDNFKTINDTLGHDAGDMLLKEVSKRLLDCVRETDTVSRFGGDEFNILLAPIRHESDAGLVAHKILNSLQWPFKIAGHDLHVSCSIGIVIYPKDGEEVLTLIKNADVALYRAKDLGKNNYQFFAPAMNAGALERMELENGLRSALPHCELRVLYQPQVDLATGRVAGMEALVRWQHPSGDLIPPEVFIPLAEEIGLISDIGFWVMKTACSQAKAWQEAGGRPIRIGINVSAQQFQNDDFLDILNDILKELDFDPRWLDLEITESLVVKDVKQTDARLCDLRDMGVSVAIDDFGVGYSSLSYLKDFPVDLLKVDRSFVSNLPHNESEAKIARHIVEMAHSLNIRVIAEGVERTEQLDFLRSIGCDEVQGYIYSPPLPAESFSVNHMKDRQAPKREKGVLPSPAGLS; encoded by the coding sequence ATGCTCGGCATCTTGTTGGTAGCATCGATGGCCGGCAACATCATCCCCCTTAGCCTCTTCCCTGAAGGGACCGTTTACCTTGGCGGCGTTGCGGTCCTCTTGGTGGTAAAGCAGTACGGGGTGCGCTGGGGCGTGGCGGCAGCCCTTCTCTCCGGAATGCACACCCTCGCCCTGCTCCATCACCCCTTCTTCGCCATTCTGTTCGTCGGCGAGGCCCTGGTGGTCGGCATGATCCTCAGGCGCGGGGCGGCAAACCTCCTGCTTGCCGACCTGGGCTACTGGCTCTTCTTCGGGCTTCCCCTGTTCTGGTTCTTCTTCAGTGTGATCCTCAAGGTGGACCCGGAAGCGACATCCCGTCTCATGGCGATTCAGGGAGCCAACGGGGCGGCCAACGCCCTTATCGCCACCGGCCTGCTTCGGTTGATAGATGCCCGCCGCAATGTCTTCCCCGGGCTGTCCCTCTGGGAACACTATTTCAATATGATTCTGGTCTGTTTCCTGACGCCCACGGTCCTTGTCATGGCCCTCAACCTGACGGCAATGACCGATGCTCTCAAACCGGATCTGGCTCAGAAGCTGACGATCGAGTGCAATGTCGTCCAGGCCAAACTGGCCTCACTCATGAGCAAGGCGACCCTGGCCCAAACCGAACTGGCAGGCGTGGCCTCCAAGGAGGGGCTGAGACAGACTCGGCTGCTTCAGGATAAAACCGACACCTTTGCCCGTAACTGTCCAGAGTTGGCCGACCTTTGCGTGCTCGATCCCGAAGGGAATCCGCTGGCGCGGGCCAGGTCTTCGAGCAAAACGGCCGGTGAAGCGATTCGGCCCAACTTTCTAGAGAGCCTCCGATCTTCTCCCCACCCTCTCCTGAGCGGAATCCAGAAACTGGGCCCCTCTTCTTCCCCAATCGTCCAGCTGGGAACCCCTATCCAGAGGAAGTCCGGCTTCGCCGGTTTTGTTCTGGGAACCATCGACATGTCCCCCGTCACTGCCCTTCTCCAGGACATGTCTCTGCCCGCCGGTCTTTCACTGACCCTGCTCGATGACCGAAACCAGGTCGTTTCGAGCAGCAACGCAAACAGGAGGCCTGTCGAGCCGTTTTTCAATCAAAAAAGACAGACCCTGAACCTGCTCCACTACCTCTGGAACCCGGTCGAGCAAAAACTGGTTCCCTTGCTGCCCTGGCAGGACCTTCTGACCCGAAGGATTTCGGTGGACCGCTCGGTTCCCTGGCAACTGGCCGTGGAGGTGCCCCAGGCGATACATCAGGCACACCTCGAGAGGCTCTACGTTCACAGTATGGCCATCATGGCTGTGCCGGCCGGCCTCGCCATCCTCCTTGCCTGTGTCGCAAGTCGACGCATGGTTCAGCCCCTGCGGGAACTCGCCCGGGTCAGTGAAAGCTTGCCCGAGAGACTCCGTGAAAACCAGGAGATTACCTGGCCCTCCGGCACCATCTCCGAAGTCGGCACCCTGGTGGAAAACTTTAAGTCCCTCGCTGTGGACTTGAAAAAATCGTACGATGAGACCCACCGCACCAGGGAGAACGCCGAAGAAACCATTGACGGGGTCAAAGCGCAGCGCAATTGGGAGGTTTTCAGGACGGGGCGCAAGCTTCAGAACGAGATGGACCGCCGCCAACGGATCGAAAACCTGATGGCCGAGCTGGAAACCGCAGAATCGAAATATCGTTTTCTGATCGAAAACACCCTGGTCGGAGTCTTCATTATCCACGGAGACAGCTTCTCCTACGTCAATCCGCGATTCGCCGAGATTTTCGGCTATTCCCAGGAGGAGTTGCTGAATGGGATCACCCCCGTAGATCTCGTTGCCCGGGAAGACAAGGTTTTTGTTTCCGGAAACCTCCGAAGACTCTCGCTTGCCGAGGTCCGCAACCTTCAGTATCAATTCCAGGGGGTGCGCAAGGAGGGTCGCACGATCAACGTCGAGGTTCTCAACGGATGGGGGATGTACGACGGCAGGGGGGCGATCCTGGGGACGCTGATGGACATTTCCGAACGCAAGGAGGCCGAGGAGACCATCAAGCATCTGGCCTACCACGACCCGCTGACCGACCTGCCCAACCGCCCACTGTTCCGGGACCATGTCGAGAAGGCGCTGGCCTTCGCCAACCGCAACGGCAATGTGGTCGGCCTGATGTTCGTTGACCTGGACAACTTCAAGACCATCAACGACACCCTCGGTCACGATGCTGGAGATATGCTCCTGAAGGAAGTCTCAAAGCGGCTTCTTGACTGCGTGAGGGAAACCGACACGGTGAGCAGGTTTGGCGGGGACGAGTTCAATATCCTTCTCGCGCCCATTCGCCACGAATCCGATGCGGGACTTGTCGCCCACAAGATATTGAATTCCCTTCAGTGGCCCTTCAAGATAGCCGGGCATGACCTTCATGTCTCGTGCAGCATCGGTATTGTCATATATCCCAAGGATGGCGAGGAGGTTCTTACCCTGATCAAGAACGCGGATGTCGCCCTTTACCGGGCGAAGGACCTGGGGAAAAACAATTACCAGTTTTTCGCCCCGGCGATGAACGCGGGGGCCCTGGAACGGATGGAACTGGAGAACGGCCTGCGCAGTGCCCTGCCCCACTGCGAACTGCGCGTCCTCTATCAGCCGCAGGTCGATCTTGCCACGGGCCGCGTCGCAGGCATGGAGGCCCTGGTCCGGTGGCAGCACCCCTCGGGGGACCTGATACCTCCGGAGGTGTTCATCCCCCTCGCCGAGGAGATCGGGCTGATCTCGGATATCGGGTTCTGGGTGATGAAAACCGCGTGCAGTCAAGCCAAAGCCTGGCAGGAAGCGGGGGGCCGGCCGATCCGGATCGGGATCAACGTGTCGGCCCAGCAGTTCCAGAATGATGATTTTCTTGATATCTTGAACGATATTCTGAAGGAACTCGATTTCGACCCCCGGTGGCTTGATCTGGAGATCACCGAAAGCCTTGTCGTAAAGGACGTCAAGCAGACCGATGCAAGGCTCTGCGACCTGAGAGACATGGGGGTCTCGGTGGCCATCGACGATTTCGGGGTAGGGTATTCTTCCTTGAGCTACCTGAAGGACTTTCCCGTCGACCTGCTGAAAGTGGACCGCTCTTTCGTCAGCAACCTCCCCCACAACGAAAGCGAAGCCAAAATCGCCCGACATATCGTGGAGATGGCCCACTCTCTGAACATCCGGGTGATCGCCGAGGGCGTTGAGAGGACAGAGCAACTCGACTTTCTCCGCTCCATCGGCTGTGACGAAGTGCAGGGCTACATCTACAGCCCCCCCCTTCCCGCAGAATCATTCAGCGTGAACCACATGAAGGACCGCCAGGCCCCCAAAAGGGAGAAGGGCGTTCTGCCGAGTCCGGCCGGCCTATCGTGA
- a CDS encoding class II aldolase/adducin family protein, which yields MLQLIGQDSRRYGGFGFGNISCRHRTRQDPDAFIISGTQTGQFEELTPEHFATVLRCFPRENRVVAKGPVQPSSEAMTHATVYGHDPAIQFVIHAHSPQIWKNAEALGFPVTRPGIPYGTVEMTVEVARLLGNQFAGSSGIFSMGGHEDGIVAFGPSAGQAARLLIDALGGALQVRP from the coding sequence ATGCTTCAACTGATCGGCCAGGATTCCCGGCGCTACGGGGGATTCGGTTTCGGCAATATCAGTTGCCGCCACAGGACCCGGCAGGACCCCGATGCCTTCATCATCAGCGGAACCCAAACCGGGCAGTTCGAGGAATTGACCCCGGAGCATTTTGCGACCGTTCTCCGGTGCTTCCCCAGGGAGAATCGCGTAGTGGCCAAGGGACCCGTCCAGCCCTCGTCCGAGGCCATGACCCATGCCACCGTCTACGGTCATGACCCGGCCATCCAGTTCGTGATCCATGCCCATTCGCCTCAGATATGGAAAAACGCAGAAGCCCTCGGTTTTCCTGTTACCCGGCCTGGCATTCCCTACGGAACCGTCGAGATGACCGTAGAGGTGGCACGCCTCCTCGGAAATCAGTTTGCCGGATCGAGCGGCATATTTTCCATGGGGGGGCACGAAGACGGCATCGTCGCCTTCGGGCCCAGCGCGGGGCAGGCCGCCCGGTTGCTCATCGACGCCCTGGGCGGCGCCCTCCAGGTGCGGCCCTGA
- a CDS encoding 4Fe-4S binding protein has protein sequence MKITVDKSRCRASGNCLKVCPQGAIRIEDGIAVIDEEKCDLDGICIPACPHQAIEFSEA, from the coding sequence ATGAAAATCACCGTGGACAAAAGCAGGTGCCGGGCTTCCGGCAATTGCCTTAAGGTCTGCCCCCAGGGGGCGATCCGCATCGAGGACGGCATTGCTGTCATTGATGAGGAGAAATGTGACCTCGACGGCATCTGCATCCCGGCATGCCCCCACCAGGCCATCGAATTCTCCGAGGCCTGA
- a CDS encoding response regulator, translating to MPRAKILLVDDLEFFLEVEKDYLKQTPATIYTARNGEEALQIAARERPDLIFMDLNMPVMDGITCCRHLKADPVLKTIPVIMVIACSEEGDALKCRDAGCQEVLIKPVPRRDFLAFGNRYLFNIDRREKRLSLGTRVRCQTGRGDFEALSVDLSQSGIYLKSRQAVTPGESVTISFDLPGGSPSVKGVQGRVAWLNQEFPRRNPSMPAGFGVEFLLINPESANALRLFLESGAWRLQTAVEEPSHDKEDSSAPCARSGG from the coding sequence GTGCCACGTGCCAAGATCCTGCTGGTCGACGACCTTGAGTTTTTTCTCGAGGTGGAAAAGGATTACCTCAAGCAGACACCGGCGACCATATATACCGCCCGAAACGGTGAGGAAGCTCTCCAAATCGCCGCCCGCGAACGACCGGACCTCATCTTCATGGATTTGAACATGCCGGTCATGGACGGCATCACCTGCTGCAGACATCTCAAGGCGGATCCCGTCCTGAAAACGATCCCGGTGATCATGGTCATCGCATGCTCCGAGGAGGGCGATGCCCTCAAGTGCAGGGACGCGGGATGCCAGGAGGTTCTGATCAAGCCCGTCCCTCGAAGGGACTTTCTGGCCTTCGGGAATCGATACCTCTTCAATATCGATCGCCGGGAAAAAAGACTTTCCCTTGGCACCAGGGTCCGTTGCCAGACGGGGCGGGGGGATTTTGAAGCATTGAGCGTTGACCTGAGCCAAAGCGGGATCTATCTCAAGTCCCGACAGGCCGTGACGCCTGGCGAAAGCGTTACCATAAGTTTCGACCTGCCCGGGGGAAGCCCCTCCGTCAAGGGCGTTCAGGGGCGGGTGGCCTGGCTCAACCAGGAATTTCCCCGCCGCAATCCCTCGATGCCTGCGGGGTTCGGGGTCGAGTTTCTGTTGATTAATCCCGAGTCGGCAAATGCCCTGCGATTGTTCCTGGAAAGCGGAGCCTGGCGACTCCAGACCGCTGTCGAGGAACCTTCTCACGACAAGGAAGACTCTTCGGCGCCTTGCGCACGCTCCGGTGGCTGA
- a CDS encoding aminopeptidase, whose amino-acid sequence MRSYFYLGMLVAGGICLLGLAACTDIGYYAQCARGHLDIMGRCRPIAEILDDREASPELKSRLSQVLEIRDFASAELLLPENGSYRSYADLGRPYVVWNVVAAPEFSLSPMQWCFPIAGCVSYRGYFSHEEAGTAARQLEAEGLDVYLYGVTAYSTLNWFDDPVLNTFCQGPETSVAGLIFHELAHQKLYVKGDSSFNEAFAKAVELEGVRRWLDSRGESEEMERYRAKLDREEEFVSLVMQSRETLDALYQGDLDLTAKRAAKQRIIASLRDDYREMKDRWGGYAGYDRWFGEQLNNAKLASMSTYRLLVPAFQELLIREGGMNDFFRAAERIGRQPPGQRAAEMARLLDSAEMQHDTTSAPSRQVRGEDKTVSR is encoded by the coding sequence ATGAGATCCTATTTTTACCTGGGGATGCTTGTGGCTGGCGGGATCTGCCTTCTCGGACTTGCCGCATGTACGGACATCGGCTACTACGCCCAGTGCGCCCGGGGCCATCTGGACATCATGGGCCGGTGCCGCCCCATCGCCGAAATCCTTGACGACCGAGAAGCCTCCCCCGAGCTTAAAAGCCGGCTGTCGCAGGTCCTGGAGATCCGCGATTTCGCCAGCGCAGAACTTCTCCTCCCCGAAAACGGCAGCTATCGCTCCTATGCCGACCTGGGCCGGCCCTATGTGGTCTGGAACGTGGTCGCGGCCCCCGAGTTCTCTCTCAGCCCCATGCAGTGGTGTTTCCCGATAGCCGGCTGCGTTTCCTACCGGGGGTATTTCTCCCACGAGGAAGCCGGAACCGCGGCCCGGCAACTCGAAGCCGAGGGGCTCGACGTCTACCTGTACGGTGTGACCGCCTATTCGACCCTCAACTGGTTCGACGACCCCGTTCTCAACACCTTTTGCCAAGGACCCGAGACCTCCGTCGCGGGGTTGATCTTTCACGAACTTGCCCATCAGAAGCTATACGTCAAGGGGGACTCGTCCTTCAATGAGGCGTTCGCCAAGGCGGTGGAACTGGAGGGGGTCCGCCGTTGGCTCGACAGCCGGGGAGAGTCCGAAGAGATGGAACGGTACCGAGCAAAACTGGACCGGGAAGAGGAATTTGTCTCCCTCGTGATGCAGTCCCGGGAAACCCTCGACGCCCTCTACCAAGGGGATCTCGATCTCACCGCCAAACGGGCGGCCAAACAAAGAATCATCGCTTCGCTGCGAGATGACTACCGGGAGATGAAGGACCGTTGGGGAGGGTACGCCGGCTATGACCGATGGTTCGGCGAACAGCTCAACAATGCCAAACTGGCTTCGATGAGCACCTATCGTCTGCTCGTGCCCGCTTTTCAGGAGTTGCTGATCAGGGAAGGGGGCATGAACGACTTCTTCCGGGCAGCGGAAAGAATCGGGCGGCAGCCACCCGGTCAAAGGGCGGCCGAGATGGCACGACTCCTTGACTCCGCCGAGATGCAACACGACACGACTTCAGCCCCGTCACGCCAGGTTCGGGGAGAAGATAAGACGGTTTCACGATAG